A window of Bacteroidales bacterium contains these coding sequences:
- a CDS encoding phage Gp37/Gp68 family protein, with amino-acid sequence MSKIEWTNRTWNPVTGCDLASRGCENCYAMRITKRLQKIPLTAEKYKKGNEVVMHIDELFRPERWRKPSMVFVCSMSDLFHENVTDVFIREVLYAIKKCPQHTFQILTKRPQRAVEFLRRNNITILPGNVWFGVSAEDQEQAEFRIPYLLKIPAHIRFISAEPLLGSIDLTSFLNPKLNWIIAGGETGPASRPMHPDWVRSLRNQCQQSNTPFFFKSWGEFKPNFQPFHSLQHWVNKAQTWLAGNEWRRDFDKCIDLTGKHLVRGADFQDAEYPVYPMWKTGKKASGNTLDGQTHTEFPSPHAPCPEPTAF; translated from the coding sequence ATGAGCAAAATCGAATGGACCAACCGCACCTGGAACCCCGTAACCGGCTGTGATCTCGCTTCACGGGGCTGCGAAAACTGCTATGCAATGCGCATCACTAAACGCTTGCAAAAAATACCACTCACAGCCGAGAAATACAAAAAAGGGAACGAAGTAGTAATGCATATAGATGAACTATTCCGGCCTGAACGCTGGCGCAAGCCATCCATGGTATTTGTGTGCTCAATGAGCGATCTGTTTCACGAAAATGTAACTGATGTATTTATCCGTGAAGTCCTCTATGCAATTAAGAAATGCCCTCAGCACACCTTTCAAATTCTCACCAAACGCCCGCAACGTGCCGTTGAATTCCTACGCCGCAACAATATCACCATCCTACCAGGTAATGTATGGTTTGGCGTAAGTGCGGAAGATCAGGAACAAGCCGAATTCCGTATCCCCTATCTCCTTAAGATTCCTGCTCATATCCGCTTCATCAGCGCCGAACCCTTATTAGGATCCATTGATCTTACCTCTTTCCTCAATCCGAAATTAAATTGGATCATTGCCGGTGGCGAAACCGGTCCAGCATCCCGCCCCATGCACCCGGATTGGGTCCGCTCACTTCGCAATCAATGCCAGCAATCCAACACCCCGTTTTTCTTTAAATCCTGGGGAGAGTTCAAACCCAATTTTCAACCCTTTCATTCACTACAGCATTGGGTAAACAAAGCCCAAACATGGCTGGCCGGTAATGAATGGCGCAGAGATTTCGATAAATGTATTGATCTTACAGGGAAGCACCTGGTTCGTGGTGCCGACTTTCAAGATGCTGAATACCCAGTTTATCCAATGTGGAAAACCGGAAAAAAAGCCTCCGGCAACACCCTCGACGGCCAAACCCATACTGAATTCCCTTCGCCCCATGCCCCATGCCCTGAACCGACTGCTTTTTGA
- a CDS encoding DUF4406 domain-containing protein, giving the protein MKIYISGQISNLPKSEALKHFGHAENLLKSKGHKTVNPLTHGHNNVGTWEEYMLEDIRLLFQCQAIYMLPNWEFSKGARIEHAIATELNIPIYYQGYKEPTTASQQHCITA; this is encoded by the coding sequence ATGAAAATCTACATCTCCGGCCAAATCTCAAACCTGCCAAAAAGCGAAGCGCTCAAACACTTCGGCCACGCCGAAAACTTATTGAAATCAAAAGGCCACAAAACCGTAAATCCACTTACCCACGGCCATAACAACGTCGGCACATGGGAAGAATACATGCTTGAAGACATCCGCCTTTTGTTTCAGTGCCAGGCCATCTACATGCTCCCAAACTGGGAATTCAGCAAAGGCGCCCGCATCGAGCACGCCATCGCCACAGAACTCAACATCCCAATCTACTATCAGGGCTACAAAGAACCCACCACTGCATCACAGCAACACTGTATAACCGCTTAA
- a CDS encoding toprim domain-containing protein, with protein sequence MADTATIPKYINSRETSLYTKGQTFFGLTQAFAGIRKSGSAYLVEGNPDVIRMHEIGITNTIAPLGTALSQDQAEWLKKQCTRVTIIGDSDDAGKKAVVRNAEILIRLGLFVNLITLPDDSKEDPDSFFAAHDFAAYEKENHQDYILWFAQQKAEKAKRPDVKHELIGHISELIHCLPESSHELYVEQVCKLIKPKKAWTDELKQLSILDAPKSEKEDRFIVPQHVDANTFEEYGFYEDQYRYFFRTSKGIIRGSNFVMRPLFHVESVNEAKRLFEIINEFGYKRVIELAQRDLVSLQSFKLRVESIGNFLWEAGDVELNKLKRYIYEKTATCIEIKQLGWQKEGFWAWGNGIYNGAYHGVNEFGIVDHNESNYYIPAFSKIYVGEHNLFVSERRFIHHPGAAEMFDIVFSLEKVFGPNARIAYCFYLATCFRDIIVGRFGFFPMLNLFGPKGAGKTEMAISMLHFFGKQNRGPNINNTSKAALADHIAQHCNALCHIDEYKNNMEFEKIEFLKGIWDGTGRTRMNMEKDKKKETTSVDVGLMLSGQEMPTADIALFSRMLFITFTQTEYNDDEKQRFNELKDTLHAGVTHLTHEVLSNRKHFIENYWHQYDEVCSEINALLGTEVIEDRIFRNWVIVIAAFRTLKDRIKTHINYKELLQQSVELIMRQNKETKRTNDVANFWDIFTFLVKENELVDKVDFKVLFRNEDLTTDRGKIGFAESPRNIIYLNHTRIFQKYRKHGAQTRDMVLPIKTLEYYLANSKEYYGKVRSTAFIMKSGMESAPDTDGKVQRQITTAMLFDYEMLSNNYDVNVILGEAEDEEVTTQNQAF encoded by the coding sequence ATGGCCGACACAGCAACGATTCCCAAATACATCAACTCCCGCGAAACATCCCTCTACACCAAGGGGCAAACCTTCTTCGGCCTCACGCAAGCCTTTGCCGGGATCCGAAAATCAGGATCCGCTTATCTGGTGGAGGGAAACCCCGATGTGATACGCATGCATGAAATCGGCATCACCAACACCATTGCACCGCTGGGAACAGCCCTCAGCCAGGATCAGGCCGAATGGCTCAAAAAACAATGCACCCGCGTAACAATCATTGGCGACAGCGACGATGCCGGCAAGAAAGCCGTGGTTCGCAATGCAGAAATATTGATCCGCCTTGGTTTGTTCGTGAATTTGATCACCCTGCCCGACGATAGCAAAGAAGACCCTGATAGCTTCTTCGCCGCCCACGATTTTGCCGCATACGAAAAAGAAAACCACCAGGATTACATCCTTTGGTTCGCACAACAAAAAGCCGAAAAAGCCAAACGCCCCGATGTAAAGCACGAACTCATAGGTCACATCAGCGAACTCATACACTGCCTGCCCGAAAGCAGCCACGAGTTGTATGTTGAGCAGGTATGCAAGCTCATCAAACCCAAAAAAGCCTGGACCGACGAACTCAAGCAGCTCAGCATACTCGATGCCCCAAAATCCGAAAAAGAAGATCGCTTTATCGTTCCCCAGCATGTTGATGCAAATACCTTCGAGGAATACGGTTTTTATGAAGATCAGTACCGCTATTTTTTCCGAACCTCAAAAGGCATCATCCGGGGCAGCAACTTTGTGATGCGCCCACTCTTCCATGTTGAGAGCGTAAACGAGGCCAAGCGACTCTTTGAGATCATCAATGAGTTTGGATACAAGCGGGTGATTGAACTAGCCCAGCGCGACCTGGTAAGCCTGCAGAGCTTCAAGCTCCGGGTTGAAAGCATTGGTAATTTTTTGTGGGAAGCCGGCGATGTTGAACTCAACAAGCTCAAGCGTTACATCTACGAAAAAACAGCCACCTGTATCGAGATCAAACAACTTGGCTGGCAAAAAGAAGGTTTCTGGGCATGGGGCAACGGCATCTATAACGGAGCCTACCATGGCGTTAACGAGTTCGGAATTGTTGATCATAACGAGTCGAATTACTACATCCCCGCGTTCTCAAAAATTTATGTCGGCGAGCACAACCTCTTTGTAAGCGAGCGCCGCTTTATCCACCATCCCGGTGCAGCCGAAATGTTTGATATTGTGTTCAGCCTCGAAAAAGTGTTCGGCCCCAATGCCCGCATTGCTTACTGTTTTTACCTCGCTACTTGCTTCCGCGACATCATTGTTGGCCGCTTTGGTTTCTTCCCTATGCTTAATCTTTTCGGACCCAAGGGCGCCGGTAAAACCGAAATGGCCATCAGCATGTTGCATTTCTTCGGTAAGCAAAACCGTGGGCCAAACATCAACAACACCAGCAAGGCTGCCCTGGCCGATCACATTGCACAGCATTGCAACGCCCTTTGCCATATTGATGAGTATAAAAATAACATGGAGTTCGAAAAAATTGAGTTCCTCAAAGGCATCTGGGATGGTACCGGCCGCACCCGCATGAACATGGAAAAGGATAAGAAAAAGGAAACTACCAGTGTTGATGTTGGGCTAATGTTGTCAGGACAAGAAATGCCCACGGCAGACATAGCTTTGTTCAGTCGTATGCTGTTTATCACCTTCACACAAACCGAGTACAACGACGACGAAAAACAGCGCTTTAATGAGCTTAAAGATACCCTGCATGCCGGTGTGACCCACCTCACGCACGAAGTGCTCAGCAACCGCAAACATTTTATCGAAAATTACTGGCACCAGTATGATGAAGTTTGCTCTGAAATAAACGCGCTGCTGGGAACCGAAGTAATCGAAGACCGTATTTTCCGCAACTGGGTAATAGTTATTGCCGCTTTCCGAACCCTGAAGGATAGGATAAAAACTCACATCAACTACAAAGAGCTGCTGCAGCAAAGCGTTGAACTGATCATGCGCCAGAACAAAGAAACCAAGCGCACCAACGATGTTGCCAACTTCTGGGATATATTTACCTTCCTTGTAAAAGAAAACGAACTGGTTGATAAAGTTGACTTCAAGGTATTGTTTCGCAACGAAGACCTTACAACCGACCGGGGCAAGATTGGTTTTGCCGAATCGCCGCGCAACATCATCTATTTGAACCACACCCGCATTTTTCAGAAGTACCGCAAGCACGGAGCCCAAACCCGCGATATGGTGCTGCCCATCAAAACACTTGAATATTACCTGGCCAACTCAAAAGAATACTATGGTAAAGTTCGCAGCACTGCTTTTATTATGAAATCAGGTATGGAAAGCGCGCCAGATACCGATGGCAAAGTACAGCGCCAGATAACGACTGCTATGCTCTTCGATTATGAAATGCTATCAAACAACTATGATGTAAACGTAATCCTTGGTGAAGCAGAAGACGAAGAAGTAACAACGCAAAACCAGGCATTTTAA